The following are encoded together in the Arcticibacterium luteifluviistationis genome:
- a CDS encoding T9SS type A sorting domain-containing protein yields the protein MKRKVLSVLIGFISLTAFGQQKFTDREYKAKMEWKKGNEVICPASHIDENTFRDIPEEIKLAIAANNRLRPGATNAAKFNVLYDPEMPQVAQDAFQRAVDIWSELLNSDVDIEVIALWQDLGPSVLGSASPGTYYRNFAGAGKVNTWYPIALAEKMSGQALNSPEDFDIVARFSSAQNWYYGTTGTPAVGQFDFTSVVLHELCHGLGFVGSLGVEGTQGYYGLGTDIPVIFDTFVQNEKDQNVVDTTLFPNPSTALRNELISENLFYNSPLAVGNNNGDKISLYAPTIFDSGSSIFHLDDNTYPAGTVNSLMTPTAGIREINYDVGPIVMDIFTDMGWKSSSIIHTPVKDIETATEVTINVTIFSDTSLVDGSAILNYISLDTETGTIEERDNGLLNPTKVPLIKGEGNKFSAVIPITDPTSLIFYFITASDNLGNNMTSPPSAPELYWLFEVGSPDIAGPSIEYYPPTIVVSGSPINFVANVEDAFEAGIDTVYVNYAINGVDQTPFGLRKYNADTDAEFSQGGSDEIAYLMPEGIPALEENDVVTLSMTAVDKAGNSTTIPTTAGGTSFDSPVVPDVYEFVATTLLETISEAFLDFEEDTEAFASTGFNILTPSGLSNGALQTESPYKNGLGLYDPTFGTVALDFDYNAIALYRHPILISTDSATISFDEIVMVEGGDEGFVFGEEGFWDYVIVEGSLDFGGSWFSLTDGYDANSDDAWSELFNSSLTPANAEVPTSNGTPSPALYRTREINIYDALLPEAAGSEMLLRFRLYADQWVNGWGWAIDNLSIQKPVAKALASEAALFDMTLSPNPTVNHIDVKARMAQAKTAKVEIFQINGIKVYDKDLELEDNALEHRIDTHNYDAGSYIVKLKTEGGEQSKRFVINR from the coding sequence ATGAAAAGAAAAGTTTTATCTGTTTTAATCGGATTTATTTCTCTTACTGCCTTTGGACAACAAAAGTTTACTGACAGAGAGTATAAAGCCAAAATGGAGTGGAAGAAAGGTAACGAAGTTATTTGTCCTGCTAGCCATATTGACGAAAATACCTTTAGAGATATTCCTGAAGAGATTAAACTGGCTATTGCTGCCAATAACAGGTTAAGGCCTGGGGCTACAAATGCAGCTAAGTTTAACGTGCTTTATGACCCTGAAATGCCACAAGTAGCTCAAGATGCTTTTCAACGAGCGGTAGATATATGGTCTGAACTTTTAAATTCTGATGTAGACATTGAAGTAATAGCCTTATGGCAAGACCTTGGGCCAAGTGTGTTAGGTTCTGCAAGTCCAGGTACTTATTACAGAAATTTCGCAGGAGCAGGGAAAGTTAACACTTGGTATCCTATTGCTTTAGCTGAAAAAATGAGTGGACAGGCCTTAAACTCTCCTGAAGACTTTGATATTGTAGCTCGTTTTAGTTCAGCACAAAACTGGTACTATGGTACTACGGGAACGCCAGCTGTAGGTCAGTTCGATTTTACGTCGGTAGTTCTTCATGAGCTTTGTCATGGTTTAGGTTTTGTTGGTTCTTTAGGTGTAGAAGGTACACAAGGTTATTATGGTTTGGGAACAGATATCCCAGTGATTTTTGATACTTTCGTTCAAAATGAGAAAGACCAAAATGTAGTTGATACTACACTTTTCCCAAATCCATCAACAGCTTTGAGAAACGAGCTTATTTCGGAAAACTTGTTTTATAACTCTCCTTTAGCGGTTGGAAATAATAATGGAGACAAAATAAGTCTTTATGCTCCTACCATATTTGATTCAGGTTCAAGCATTTTTCATTTAGATGATAATACATATCCAGCGGGAACAGTAAATTCTTTAATGACACCAACTGCGGGTATCAGAGAAATCAATTATGATGTGGGACCAATAGTGATGGATATTTTTACGGATATGGGATGGAAGAGTTCTTCTATTATTCACACTCCGGTTAAAGACATTGAAACCGCCACTGAGGTTACTATCAATGTGACTATTTTTTCTGACACAAGTTTGGTTGATGGTTCGGCTATTTTGAATTACATTTCTCTAGATACGGAAACAGGAACCATTGAAGAAAGAGATAATGGCCTTTTAAATCCAACTAAAGTTCCATTAATTAAAGGTGAAGGAAATAAGTTTTCGGCAGTAATTCCTATTACAGACCCAACTTCTTTAATTTTTTACTTTATCACGGCTTCGGATAATTTAGGAAATAACATGACAAGTCCACCGTCTGCACCTGAATTATATTGGTTGTTTGAGGTTGGTAGTCCAGATATTGCGGGACCATCAATAGAGTATTATCCCCCTACTATTGTAGTTTCAGGTTCTCCTATAAACTTCGTGGCAAATGTAGAAGATGCTTTTGAGGCAGGAATAGATACGGTATATGTTAATTATGCTATAAATGGTGTAGACCAAACTCCCTTTGGCTTAAGAAAGTATAATGCGGATACAGATGCTGAGTTTTCTCAAGGGGGTTCAGATGAAATAGCTTATTTAATGCCTGAAGGAATACCTGCTTTAGAAGAGAATGACGTAGTTACGCTCAGCATGACGGCTGTAGATAAGGCTGGTAATAGTACTACTATTCCAACAACAGCTGGTGGAACTAGTTTTGATAGCCCAGTAGTGCCAGATGTTTATGAATTTGTGGCTACCACACTTTTGGAAACTATTTCGGAAGCATTTTTAGACTTTGAGGAAGATACTGAAGCTTTCGCGTCTACGGGCTTTAATATTTTAACACCTTCTGGTCTGTCAAATGGAGCTCTTCAAACAGAGAGTCCTTATAAAAATGGTTTAGGTTTATATGACCCTACCTTTGGAACGGTGGCATTAGATTTTGATTATAATGCTATAGCACTTTATAGACACCCAATTTTAATTAGTACAGATTCAGCTACGATTAGTTTTGACGAAATAGTCATGGTTGAAGGTGGTGATGAAGGTTTTGTATTTGGAGAAGAGGGCTTTTGGGATTACGTGATTGTAGAAGGGTCTTTAGACTTTGGAGGTTCTTGGTTTTCTCTAACTGATGGTTACGATGCAAATTCTGATGATGCATGGTCTGAGTTATTTAATAGTTCATTAACTCCTGCCAATGCTGAGGTTCCAACATCAAACGGAACACCATCTCCTGCTTTATATAGAACAAGAGAAATTAATATTTATGACGCTCTGCTTCCTGAGGCTGCAGGTTCAGAAATGCTATTAAGATTTAGACTTTATGCAGACCAATGGGTAAATGGTTGGGGTTGGGCTATTGACAACTTATCTATTCAGAAGCCTGTTGCAAAAGCTTTGGCTTCAGAGGCTGCTTTGTTTGATATGACATTGTCTCCAAATCCTACGGTTAATCATATAGATGTGAAAGCTAGAATGGCACAAGCTAAAACAGCTAAAGTTGAAATTTTTCAGATTAATGGAATCAAAGTTTACGACAAAGATTTAGAACTAGAAGACAATGCTTTAGAGCATAGAATTGATACGCATAATTATGATGCAGGATCTTATATAGTTAAGCTAAAAACTGAAGGTGGTGAGCAATCTAAAAGATTTGTGATTAATAGATAA
- a CDS encoding RecQ family ATP-dependent DNA helicase, with protein sequence MTSPKEILQKYWQYDSFRPLQSEIISSVLEKKDTLALMPTGGGKSLCFQVPGLILDGVTIVITPLIALMKDQVYQLKERNIRAAAIFSGMHKSDIDRTLDNFVLGDYKFLYVSPERLLTEMMIERTKRMNVSLLVIDEAHCISKWGHDFRPSYLKINTFKQYCPKASIIALTATATKETQKDILAQLKLKRPEVFKMSFKRSNLAIYSSESSSKNLELADLINKVRGSSIVYCKTRKDTQEVAHFLKNCGLSADFYHAGLSNELRFKKQEDWIKNKIQIIVSTNAFGMGIDKSDVRSVFHLHIPENMESYYQEIGRAGRDGADSSVFLLYNNQDIEKLKFNLEQAFPPIELLVKLYQSLCNFYKLAYGSIPEQYYEFDSYHFQSTFGLKAIPTYYGMKMLENQGIIEMNDSYQAPSRFQFLINSFELGSLQDKNKDLEKFTQTLLRIYGGELFLNPSIISESEISKAYGAGKIIVERMLRRLEKLNIGSYFQQSGKPTISFLGKRYDAEKLPLNHSEIAKKKKSEKAAIERMINYVSGHRRCRMAQLQDYFGEENVADCGQCDICKLKNEETLRIQKIESLGVELAKQLPIQLSELTLKSETTTFGIEEVIHHFVDRNYWILQNGVLKVNSKN encoded by the coding sequence ATGACCTCCCCCAAAGAAATTCTTCAAAAATATTGGCAATATGACAGCTTCCGTCCTCTTCAATCTGAGATTATTTCTTCTGTTCTAGAAAAAAAAGACACTTTGGCTCTAATGCCTACGGGTGGCGGAAAATCATTATGTTTCCAAGTTCCTGGCTTAATATTAGATGGTGTAACCATCGTGATTACGCCGCTCATTGCTTTAATGAAGGACCAAGTATATCAACTAAAAGAACGAAATATTAGAGCCGCCGCTATCTTTTCAGGGATGCACAAAAGCGATATTGACAGAACTCTGGACAATTTTGTTCTCGGAGATTATAAGTTTCTTTATGTATCTCCAGAAAGGCTTTTAACCGAAATGATGATTGAAAGAACCAAAAGAATGAACGTCAGTCTTTTGGTGATAGATGAGGCACATTGTATTTCAAAATGGGGCCATGATTTCAGACCTTCCTATTTGAAAATTAATACTTTTAAGCAGTATTGCCCCAAGGCAAGCATTATTGCCCTGACCGCTACAGCTACTAAAGAAACTCAGAAAGACATTTTAGCACAGCTGAAACTGAAAAGGCCAGAAGTGTTTAAAATGAGCTTCAAAAGGAGTAATCTAGCCATCTATTCAAGTGAATCAAGTAGCAAAAACTTAGAACTGGCAGACTTAATAAATAAAGTACGCGGTTCAAGTATCGTATACTGCAAAACCAGAAAAGACACGCAAGAAGTGGCTCACTTTCTGAAGAATTGTGGTTTATCTGCTGATTTTTACCATGCCGGATTATCAAACGAACTTCGTTTTAAAAAACAGGAAGACTGGATTAAGAATAAAATACAAATTATAGTTAGCACTAATGCTTTTGGAATGGGGATTGATAAGTCTGACGTTCGCTCAGTTTTTCATTTACACATTCCAGAAAACATGGAATCTTACTACCAAGAGATTGGTAGAGCCGGTAGAGACGGTGCGGATTCTAGTGTGTTTCTCTTATACAATAATCAAGATATTGAAAAACTGAAGTTTAATTTAGAGCAAGCATTTCCTCCGATTGAGTTATTAGTTAAACTATATCAGTCGTTGTGTAATTTTTATAAGCTCGCCTACGGCTCCATACCAGAACAGTATTATGAATTTGACAGTTATCACTTTCAAAGCACTTTTGGGCTTAAAGCCATTCCGACATATTACGGAATGAAAATGCTAGAAAATCAAGGTATCATAGAAATGAACGATTCCTATCAAGCTCCATCTCGATTTCAGTTTTTGATAAACAGTTTTGAATTAGGTAGCCTTCAAGATAAAAATAAAGACTTAGAAAAATTTACGCAGACCTTGCTCCGAATATATGGTGGAGAGCTATTTCTCAATCCTTCCATTATTTCTGAAAGTGAAATTTCAAAGGCTTATGGAGCAGGTAAAATAATAGTGGAGCGTATGCTAAGAAGACTAGAGAAACTAAATATTGGGAGCTATTTTCAGCAGTCTGGCAAGCCAACTATTAGCTTTTTAGGTAAACGATATGATGCAGAGAAATTGCCTTTAAATCATTCCGAAATAGCTAAGAAGAAGAAAAGTGAAAAAGCCGCTATTGAAAGAATGATTAATTACGTTTCTGGTCACAGAAGGTGTAGAATGGCTCAGTTGCAAGATTATTTTGGTGAAGAAAATGTAGCCGATTGCGGTCAATGTGACATTTGTAAACTTAAAAATGAAGAAACATTACGCATTCAGAAGATAGAGAGCTTAGGCGTTGAACTTGCTAAACAACTACCTATACAGCTCAGCGAATTAACTTTGAAATCAGAAACCACTACTTTCGGGATAGAAGAAGTAATTCACCACTTTGTTGACCGAAACTATTGGATTCTTCAAAATGGAGTTCTAAAAGTAAACTCAAAGAACTGA
- a CDS encoding geranylgeranylglyceryl/heptaprenylglyceryl phosphate synthase translates to MIVSKILNKIKSLKHKGLAILIDPDKVNEASLNELIINAIRANVDLFLVGGSLISSDNMDMVLSKLNDVENIPSVLFPGNSLHINSKADGILLLSLLSGRNPDFLIGQHVLAAPALKRSNLEILPTAYLLVDGGKQTTASYISNTTPIPNDKADIAVATAMAGEMLGLKLTYLDAGSGAQNPVSLEMIEAVKANIETPLIVGGGINTIEKAKNAYQAGADMIVVGNATEKDPNFIMELGALKKELSTQKTI, encoded by the coding sequence ATGATAGTGAGCAAGATTCTTAATAAAATAAAGAGTTTAAAGCACAAAGGTTTGGCCATTCTTATTGACCCAGATAAGGTCAATGAGGCTTCTCTAAACGAACTTATCATAAACGCCATTCGGGCTAACGTTGACCTCTTTCTAGTGGGTGGAAGTCTTATTAGTTCTGATAACATGGATATGGTACTTTCTAAATTAAACGACGTAGAAAATATTCCGAGCGTCCTTTTCCCTGGAAACAGCTTACATATAAATAGTAAAGCAGATGGTATTTTACTACTCTCTCTTTTGTCTGGAAGAAATCCTGATTTCTTAATTGGTCAGCATGTTTTGGCGGCTCCTGCTCTTAAAAGGTCTAATCTAGAGATTCTACCAACGGCCTATTTATTGGTAGATGGAGGTAAACAGACAACAGCTTCTTATATTTCTAATACCACCCCTATTCCTAATGACAAAGCGGATATAGCAGTAGCCACGGCAATGGCGGGTGAAATGTTGGGTTTAAAATTGACCTATTTAGACGCTGGCAGCGGTGCTCAAAATCCTGTAAGCTTAGAAATGATAGAGGCCGTGAAGGCCAATATAGAAACTCCACTTATAGTAGGAGGTGGTATCAATACTATTGAAAAAGCTAAAAATGCTTATCAAGCTGGTGCAGATATGATAGTGGTGGGAAATGCCACAGAAAAAGACCCAAATTTTATCATGGAATTAGGTGCTTTGAAAAAAGAACTTTCTACCCAAAAGACTATTTGA
- the folK gene encoding 2-amino-4-hydroxy-6-hydroxymethyldihydropteridine diphosphokinase, translating to MHQVFLGIGSNLGDREISISNAIENIGISLGRVIKVAPTISTKAWGKTDSPDYLNTVVEIKTELLPLELIEKVLALEAKLGRIRTEKWASRFIDIDILYFNNWHFNTPNLVVPHPYIAERTFVLEPLANIAPYFVHPIHRKTNLELLNTLTNENKESEKGRD from the coding sequence ATGCATCAGGTATTTTTAGGCATTGGTTCTAATTTGGGAGATAGAGAAATTTCTATTTCAAACGCTATTGAAAACATAGGAATAAGTTTAGGCAGGGTTATCAAAGTAGCTCCTACCATTTCGACCAAAGCATGGGGTAAAACAGATTCGCCCGATTACCTTAATACTGTTGTTGAGATTAAAACCGAGCTTCTTCCTCTTGAGTTAATTGAGAAAGTTTTAGCTTTAGAAGCAAAACTAGGGCGTATTAGAACTGAAAAATGGGCAAGCCGCTTTATTGATATTGACATCCTGTATTTTAATAATTGGCATTTCAACACGCCCAATTTGGTAGTCCCCCACCCTTACATTGCTGAAAGAACATTTGTTTTAGAGCCTTTGGCCAATATCGCTCCCTACTTTGTGCATCCAATTCATCGTAAGACCAATTTAGAACTTCTAAATACATTGACCAATGAAAATAAGGAGAGCGAAAAAGGAAGAGATTAA
- a CDS encoding GNAT family N-acetyltransferase gives MKIRRAKKEEIKPIIAMWATDKNSIGLEKHEPELSPNYLEAFNAISEDSNQYLMVMEDKGEVVGSLQLSIIQYLFRHARKVALLEAVIVKEERRGQGIGEQLIQWAVAKSKERGVYLIELTSNKNRDQAHSFYKKLGFAQSHEGFKLKLT, from the coding sequence ATGAAAATAAGGAGAGCGAAAAAGGAAGAGATTAAGCCTATCATAGCTATGTGGGCTACTGACAAAAACTCTATTGGTTTAGAAAAACACGAGCCAGAATTATCACCCAACTATTTGGAAGCATTTAATGCTATTTCCGAAGATTCAAATCAATATTTGATGGTGATGGAAGATAAGGGAGAAGTGGTAGGAAGCTTACAGCTCAGCATTATTCAATACCTCTTTAGGCATGCTAGAAAAGTGGCTTTGCTAGAAGCCGTAATAGTTAAAGAAGAAAGAAGGGGTCAAGGAATAGGCGAGCAACTTATTCAATGGGCAGTGGCTAAATCAAAGGAAAGAGGGGTTTATTTAATAGAACTAACCTCTAATAAAAACAGAGACCAAGCCCATTCATTTTATAAAAAACTGGGTTTTGCCCAATCACACGAAGGCTTTAAGCTAAAATTGACGTAG
- the rlmF gene encoding 23S rRNA (adenine(1618)-N(6))-methyltransferase RlmF, giving the protein MPNTKPAVKSELHPRNKHNEGYNFTVLTEVLPELKEHVFVNKYDTETIDFSNPEAVKLLNKALLKSHYHVDNWDIPDGYLCPPVPGRADYIHYIADLIGADDEKQIKCLDIGTGANCIYPIIGIAEYNWRFVATDIDEDALEVAFKIVNNNDILRGQIELRRQINPRFIFREVLGVDEYFDVTICNPPFHASEKEARLGSLRKTKNLGNKKPLLNFGGQSNELWCEGGEKAFLTNMIYESRHFTRQCAWFTSLVSKKDNIRPLKKLLTKLEAKEVKVIEMATGNKISRILAWRY; this is encoded by the coding sequence ATGCCAAATACAAAACCTGCTGTAAAATCTGAGTTACACCCCAGAAACAAGCACAACGAAGGATATAATTTTACCGTTTTAACAGAAGTTCTCCCAGAGTTAAAGGAGCATGTTTTTGTCAATAAATACGATACAGAAACCATAGACTTCTCAAACCCTGAAGCTGTAAAGCTACTCAACAAGGCTTTGCTTAAAAGCCATTATCATGTTGATAACTGGGATATACCAGATGGCTACTTATGCCCACCTGTACCCGGAAGAGCAGATTATATACATTATATAGCAGATTTAATTGGAGCTGATGATGAGAAGCAAATCAAATGCCTTGATATAGGAACAGGGGCAAATTGCATCTACCCTATTATTGGCATAGCAGAATATAACTGGCGTTTTGTGGCAACAGATATTGACGAAGACGCTCTGGAAGTTGCCTTTAAAATTGTTAATAATAATGACATACTCCGAGGTCAAATAGAACTTAGACGTCAGATAAATCCTAGATTTATATTTAGAGAAGTACTTGGTGTTGATGAGTACTTTGATGTAACTATCTGCAATCCTCCATTTCATGCTTCGGAAAAAGAAGCCAGACTAGGGAGCTTGAGAAAGACCAAAAACCTTGGAAACAAAAAGCCTCTACTCAACTTTGGCGGACAAAGCAACGAACTTTGGTGCGAAGGTGGAGAAAAAGCTTTCTTGACTAACATGATTTATGAAAGCAGACACTTCACTAGACAATGTGCTTGGTTCACTTCTTTAGTTTCTAAAAAAGACAATATCAGACCATTAAAAAAGCTTCTAACTAAGTTAGAAGCTAAAGAAGTCAAGGTGATAGAAATGGCAACAGGCAATAAAATAAGTAGAATTTTAGCTTGGCGATACTGA
- a CDS encoding short-chain fatty acid transporter, with protein MISRLGEKFTDIFRKNMPDAFVFALVLTLITSITAFFWVGATPLKIIQSWYDGFWSMLAFGMQMVLLIITGYSIALSPFSSRAIDKVAKYISTPKQVYFITVVFGMLAGLVSWGWVVIAALLGRELALRVRGVNYAYLIACVYFSSISWVSGLSSSIPLLLNTEKNFLIEAGILDNILPTSLTLGSTINMCMIALFVLLGPFLMLWLAPKKEKGIEIIDELGKEEQTLNKSISQEAEDLKLPEKSFSDFMNNTSIFQYIIVFMGFSYVIYHFYSKGLDLNLNIMIFFFIMIGMLLHKTPMRYSISMKRSSTNISSILYQYPFYAGIMGIMTYSGLGDALGQAIANIATIDNYPFYAYVLGGIVNFAIPSGGGEFAVIGPSIIEAVNQIGAGLPDARLTEMTARASLSLAYGEALTNLLQPFFLLIVVPIMGAGLKIQARDVMGYLAIPFLIYFVLQILMVLYLPI; from the coding sequence ATGATTTCAAGACTCGGAGAAAAGTTCACGGATATTTTCCGTAAGAACATGCCAGATGCATTCGTTTTTGCACTGGTCTTAACCCTAATAACGTCAATCACCGCCTTTTTCTGGGTGGGAGCCACACCTCTAAAAATCATTCAATCTTGGTATGATGGTTTCTGGTCGATGCTTGCCTTTGGTATGCAAATGGTCTTATTAATCATAACGGGCTACAGTATTGCTCTATCGCCTTTTTCATCTAGAGCTATAGATAAAGTGGCCAAGTACATCTCAACACCTAAGCAAGTTTACTTTATCACAGTTGTATTTGGTATGCTGGCTGGTCTAGTAAGTTGGGGCTGGGTGGTTATTGCAGCTTTACTGGGCAGAGAATTGGCTTTAAGGGTAAGAGGAGTAAATTATGCTTACTTAATTGCATGTGTTTACTTTTCTTCTATTTCTTGGGTATCAGGATTGTCTAGCTCCATCCCTTTACTTTTAAACACAGAAAAAAACTTTCTAATAGAAGCTGGAATACTGGATAATATACTACCAACATCCTTAACGCTAGGCTCTACTATTAACATGTGTATGATAGCACTGTTTGTTCTTTTAGGACCTTTTCTAATGCTTTGGCTAGCACCAAAAAAAGAAAAAGGCATAGAGATAATTGACGAATTAGGGAAAGAAGAACAAACACTCAACAAAAGCATTTCGCAAGAAGCAGAAGACCTAAAATTACCTGAAAAGTCATTTTCTGACTTCATGAACAATACCTCTATCTTTCAATATATCATTGTCTTCATGGGCTTCTCCTATGTTATTTATCATTTTTACTCAAAAGGATTAGACCTTAATCTGAACATTATGATATTCTTCTTCATAATGATCGGAATGCTATTGCATAAAACCCCAATGAGATATAGCATCTCCATGAAAAGGTCTTCCACCAATATCTCAAGTATTTTGTATCAATACCCTTTTTATGCCGGCATAATGGGAATCATGACCTATTCTGGACTAGGAGATGCTTTAGGACAGGCCATTGCAAATATTGCAACAATAGATAACTACCCATTTTACGCCTATGTTTTGGGCGGTATTGTCAATTTTGCTATTCCCTCTGGTGGCGGTGAATTTGCCGTTATTGGGCCATCCATCATTGAGGCTGTGAATCAAATCGGGGCTGGCTTACCTGATGCTCGATTGACAGAAATGACTGCAAGAGCTTCTCTGTCTTTGGCCTATGGCGAAGCATTAACTAATCTGCTTCAACCATTTTTCTTATTGATAGTGGTGCCTATTATGGGTGCAGGATTAAAGATTCAGGCCAGAGATGTCATGGGTTATTTAGCTATCCCTTTTCTAATTTACTTTGTTCTACAAATTCTAATGGTTCTTTACCTTCCTATTTAA
- a CDS encoding ABC-F family ATP-binding cassette domain-containing protein, which translates to MISVDNVAVEFSGRTLFSDVTFNVNETDRIALMGKNGAGKSTLLKIIAGVDKPTRGKISTPNDAVIAYLPQHLLTDDTATVFGETSKAFADVLKLKTEMDELNLQLETRTDYESDEYMAIIEKVSDVSEKYYSIEEVNYDAEMEKTLQGLGFLRSDFTRPTSEFSGGWRMRIELAKILLQKPDLILLDEPTNHMDIESIQWLEDFLINSAKAVIVISHDRAFVDNITNRTIEVTQGKIYDYKVNYSHYLQLRKERLEQQQKQFSDQQKEIADIQGFIDRFKGTYSKTLQVQSRVKVLEKMDIVEVDEIDTSGISIKFPAAPRSGNYPIIADQVSKSYGDNLIFKDANITIERGQKLAFVGKNGEGKSTMVKAIMGEIDFDGELKVGHNCQIGYFAQNQASMLDGELSVFDTVDNVAVGEIRSKIKDLLGAFLFSGDDLNKKVKALSGGERTRLAMIKLLLEPVNLLILDEPTNHLDLRTKDILKDALLAFEGTVILISHDRDFLDGLASKVFEFGNKRIKEHFEDINGFLRNKKMENLSDIERKNQA; encoded by the coding sequence ATGATATCGGTAGATAATGTAGCAGTGGAGTTTAGCGGAAGAACGCTATTTAGTGATGTGACTTTTAACGTCAATGAAACTGACCGAATAGCCCTAATGGGGAAGAATGGAGCAGGGAAATCAACACTTCTTAAAATAATAGCAGGCGTAGATAAACCTACCAGAGGCAAAATATCAACTCCAAACGACGCTGTTATTGCTTATTTGCCACAGCATTTACTTACCGACGATACTGCTACCGTTTTTGGGGAAACATCAAAAGCTTTTGCGGATGTACTGAAGCTCAAAACGGAAATGGACGAGCTGAACTTACAGCTAGAAACCAGAACAGATTATGAGTCGGACGAATACATGGCCATCATTGAAAAGGTTTCTGATGTAAGCGAGAAGTATTATTCTATAGAAGAGGTTAACTATGACGCTGAAATGGAGAAGACACTTCAAGGCTTAGGTTTCTTGAGAAGCGATTTTACAAGACCAACTAGTGAATTTAGCGGTGGATGGAGAATGCGAATTGAATTGGCTAAAATACTCCTTCAAAAGCCAGATTTGATTCTTTTAGATGAGCCTACTAACCATATGGACATTGAGTCTATTCAGTGGTTAGAAGATTTTTTGATTAATAGTGCAAAAGCTGTCATCGTGATTTCTCACGATAGAGCTTTTGTTGATAATATTACAAACAGGACTATTGAGGTAACGCAAGGTAAGATTTACGACTATAAAGTAAACTACAGTCATTACTTACAGCTAAGAAAAGAACGACTAGAGCAACAGCAAAAGCAGTTTAGCGACCAACAAAAGGAGATTGCAGATATTCAAGGCTTTATAGACCGGTTTAAGGGAACATATTCTAAAACCCTTCAAGTGCAGTCTAGGGTAAAGGTGTTGGAGAAAATGGATATTGTAGAAGTAGATGAGATTGATACTTCTGGCATTAGTATCAAATTTCCGGCCGCACCACGTTCAGGCAACTATCCTATCATAGCAGACCAAGTGAGTAAGTCTTACGGTGATAATCTGATTTTTAAGGATGCCAATATCACTATTGAAAGAGGTCAGAAATTGGCTTTTGTTGGTAAAAATGGGGAAGGTAAATCAACCATGGTGAAAGCCATTATGGGAGAAATTGATTTTGATGGTGAGCTTAAAGTAGGGCATAACTGTCAAATTGGATATTTTGCCCAAAATCAAGCTTCCATGTTAGATGGTGAATTATCTGTTTTTGATACGGTAGATAATGTAGCAGTAGGAGAGATTCGCTCAAAAATCAAAGACCTTTTAGGAGCGTTTTTGTTTAGTGGTGATGATTTGAACAAGAAAGTAAAAGCCTTATCTGGTGGTGAGCGAACAAGACTTGCCATGATAAAATTGCTTTTAGAGCCTGTTAATCTTCTAATTCTCGATGAGCCTACTAACCACCTTGATTTAAGAACAAAAGACATTCTAAAAGATGCACTTTTGGCTTTTGAAGGTACGGTTATTCTCATTTCTCACGATAGAGATTTCTTAGACGGGCTTGCGTCAAAGGTGTTTGAGTTTGGTAACAAACGCATCAAAGAACATTTTGAAGACATCAATGGCTTCTTAAGAAATAAGAAAATGGAAAACTTGAGCGATATAGAGCGTAAGAATCAAGCTTAA